ACACAGGTCATGAGCTGTGTATGCAGTGTAAGTAGGTGCtgtgtaaattaattttttttagttattgtAATCCTGGAAGCGGTATTAATTCTCTTTAGAGGGATCCATAGAATGATTGAATACGTTGCTTTAATGAGTCCTGTTGAAAATTTTGCAGTAGTATTGGAAAAGGTGAGCACCTCATGTGTTACCTCTCTAAGCATGATGGGGGAGTCAGTTGTCTTTAAAGTTTCCCAGGCAAAAGTTGTATTTTGCTCACTGCTCAGTTGCCACTAGAAAGGCTTTTAACTTGGagaagatcttttttttttgatagctTGGAACTGTAAGGTCCATTTCACAAGGTTGTTGGTgcatatttcttcttttcagtgTAAGATGTACATGTTTGTTTCAGGTGTGATCCTGAGGGATTCCCACGGTGTTGCCCAAGTTCGCTTTGTTACTGGCAACAAGATTCTGAGAATCCTGAAATCGAAGGGACTGGCCCCAGACCTCCCAGAGGATCTTTATCACTTGATCAAGAAAGCAGTTGCTGTTCGCAAGCATCTTGAGAGAAACAGAAAGGTGATAACTCAGTGTCTGTGATTTTAAATTACACACTAGTTCGTGCACAGCTTGACAAAGCAAAGACTCTTTGTGTAAACTCCTGAGGTTGGAGAGGCGTTTTGATCAAGGACAATGGTCTtggaaaaggatttttaaagcaGTGTTTAAACCATGTATTTCTGGTCCTGCTCTGACTTATGCTGAAGCTTTGGTAATGGAAATGTGAAGTTTTAGCAGTAGCTGTGGATTATTTGCTTTACTGAAACTCATCTGAATTCTGTATTGAGAAGTCCAAGTAGTTGTAATGTTGGGGTTGTAATTTAACTTTGTTTTCCAGGACAAAGATGCCAAGTTCCGCTTGATTCTGATTGAGAGCAGGATCCATAGGTTGGCTCGCTACTACAAAACCAAGAGAGTGCTGCCACCCAACTGGAAGTAGTAAGTCTTCTCCTGCATTCCTCTTGGCACTGAATACTGCAAGGTCTTGTAAACTCTGCTGGGGCTGTTAATTCAGAGCGTGAGGAGTGCATTGTGATTGGTCTGTATCACACACCAGTCAGTACCAGGTGACTTTTATAACACTTTAAACTGTGGTCTTGGTTCTCAGGTATTTTTATAGTTCATGTCACTTTCAAAGCTTCGTGAGCATGTAGCTTTTCTCTAGGAGAGGTAACCACCATAGAATTCCCACAGACGTTAGAATTAGCCTTGTTTCTCTAAGGAGACTCAAGTGCAGCTAGCCTGGTTTTAAAATACATGGATTTGTGCTGTCACAATAGGATTTTTATTGTGAAAGGAAGAGTGAAGTCTTAGGCCataaaaattttttaaatagtGATTTAGCTGCTGGTAGTAGTTAACTGATAGTTAAAACTTGTAATTAAATCTTTGTTTTTGATAACTAATTTGAAAAACTGCCTCggcaattaatatttttctcttttctctcctctcttttAGTGAATCATCGACAGCTTCTGCCCTGGTCGCGTAAGAGCTGGCTGTGACTAACTGAAAGAATAAATTTTCGCTACCTGAGTTTGTGTTGTCTCTAAATGGTTGGTGTGTTGGAAGCTTCTGCTTGTTTTAGGAACAGGACATTTTCCAGGTGGAGCAGGGATGTGTTTCTGTATTGCTCTCCTGCAGTACCAAATCTGCATCATGCTTGTTGGAGTTGTACACCAGCTGGATGCTGGTGTCTGTGCTTaaactggtttggttttttattacCTGAGAGCCTCAAGTTAGTGAAGTGCCCTATTCATTCActgcaaatgcatttttttcatgtggGGCTGTGCCTCtggtgtcctgcagagctgggggagaaAGCAGTGACAGCAGAAAGATGTAGAAACATAGAAATTGCAGAAGGGGTTATGCAGGAGATGAGGGGTTAAAACAGAATTGGAGAGGTTAATTAATTCATCACAACTCATGTGGAGTTGTTGCTTACCCAGAGAGCTTAAGCAGACCTCAGCCAGCTCCTGGCATTAACTTGCTGTCAATtgtaagtaattttaaaattaatctgagACTTGGGTAAACGTGGactattgtaaatgcaggtgaactcGGGGGGAAGAAATGATGTCTAACTCCAGtccagaaggctgaatgatttctttattataactataccATAATACATTAATGTactgtttaaaggagatactaaaactgcATACCTGCTCTTTCTATACCATATCTAACCCACTcccaactcgtgaccctctcgCGAGggtccagacacaggtggatttgattggccatcaggctcgaacaatcctcaccagaatccagtcaagcaatcaccccaggtaaacaattctctaaacacgtgggaaaaacaaggaccagaaatagaaattgttttctctttctctgtgcTCTTCTATGAAAAATCttgagagagaagaatgtgcctgttACTCGGGGTTTTGACTTGCTTCTAAGTGGGGGTGCATTACTTTACTTCAATCATCTTGAGAAGTTGATTAAATTGATCCAAGCCATGTCATTTTTATACAGTGTAGTAGCTACTCCTAGATGATAACTAGCGTGACCTGGATTTCACAGAAAAACGGGATTCCTCTGGCAAATTGCGACACTAAATACAGATAAATACAGACGTGATTAGGAGAGGCGAGTGCAGCGTTCCAGTTGCTCTCGCACGTGCTGCTGCCTGGTTGAAGTCCCTCCTCCGTCCCCGCAGCCCGGGACGCTGGCGCTCCTCGCCCCGCTGCCGGATCGCTGTGTGCCAATCCCGAAAGCGGCCGCCAGGCGGCGCCCGGCGCCGGGAGCGCTGCGGCTCCGCGGGCCGAGCAGCGCCGCCTGCGGGGCCGCCGCTCCCTGCCGCGGAACGGGAAGGATTTCGGCgctgccagctgctcctgcGGCTTTGGGAGCTTGCTGGAGCTCAAGGGAGCTGAAGGCGTTTTCCTGAGGACGGAGGAAGAGGCGTACACCATATCTCTTGTTGAGGAATGGTAATGGTGTTGCAATTGTACCGTTATGCTCAGTTCTACTGTTTATGTTGCTAAAGATTCTGTACTTCCTATAAATTATACAGGCTATTTTAGGTAAATTGTCCTCAGTAGGGTTAATCATGAAATCAGAATGGCCTGTGTTGAGAGGGACATTAAAGATTACCCAGTTCTAACCCCCTGtcttgggcagggacatctcagGGCACCATCCAGTCTGGTCTTGAatactcccagggatggggcagccaaaacctccctggggagcctattccagtgcctcaccactcaGCAAAGAATTTGTTCCTAATACCTAACCTAAACACCCCCTCTCTGGacccattactccttgtcctatcactacagcTCCTGACAAAgtatccctctccagcttccttgGAGGTCCCCTTCAGCACTGGAAAGCTTCTGTGAGGTTTGCACACagcctcttctccagactgaaaaACCCCAACTCTCCCATCCTGTCTTCActggggagctgctccagtCCTCTTTACCAGCTTCATGACCGTCCTCTGGGTCTGCTCCAGTAGTTTCACATTCATTTTGTGTTGGGGGACCCCGGGGCGGCAGtgctgcaggtggggtctcactggagcagaggagaggggcagaatcccctgcCTTGACCTGCTGGTGCTGTTGCAGCCCAGGGATTGTCCATCCCTCACCCTTTGGATTGCCATAGCCACAGCAGGAGTTGGGCTCCCTTGCCCCAGGGCAACCCCAGGATTGtgtgctcagcagctgctgtgggaacAGTGGGGCCAAGCACTGGCAGGGGTAAATCCCCCTAGAACCTGTGAAACTGAGCAAGGTGTCAGAGGGATGTGCTCCAGGAGGAAAAGGGTCACTTGGAAGCATCGGGTGAGTTCATTTGTGGTACAGGGCTATGAAACTCTCTTAGGTAGTCTGCTAACCTTTCTACCATGTTCTGAGCCCCAGGACTGCCCCAGGCAGCTCAGGACTGGTGATCCAGCTGCCCAGGAGACTAAGTGGAGTCTTTCTTCCACACTCTGTAAAGGTACAGTAACTTCTCTTGTCTGGAGAGATGAGAATGGGGATAAACCCAGACATGCATATAGTTGCTCaaaattgatattttttttttaaggactaGCACAAGCTGTCTGGCTTTCCTCTCCCTTAGCACTATGGGTGTTCTCAgacttttttatattttgtctTATCCCAGTGTGagctttttcctgctttttgctgGGGCACACATCAGAAAGGAGCTTTCAGCCTCTGTCACTTCCATCTCTCTTGGCCCTTCCTTCTCCAGAGAGAAGCAGCCCCCTTTTTTGCAAATCAGTCAAGccaattttcttcctttcctttagGGAGCATGAGTTTAGCCCACCCTGATTTGGGTCAGCTAGGGCAGTGCTCAAATGTATGAACACACCTTCTATGTTTTCTTCACTCCAGCCTGGAATGGTAAGTCCACAAAGGTCTTTGGCTGAATCAGTACATGCCATGTGC
This window of the Anomalospiza imberbis isolate Cuckoo-Finch-1a 21T00152 chromosome 6, ASM3175350v1, whole genome shotgun sequence genome carries:
- the RPS13 gene encoding small ribosomal subunit protein uS15; translated protein: MGRMHAPGKGLSQSALPYRRSVPTWLKLTSDDVKEQIYKLAKKGLTPSQIGVILRDSHGVAQVRFVTGNKILRILKSKGLAPDLPEDLYHLIKKAVAVRKHLERNRKDKDAKFRLILIESRIHRLARYYKTKRVLPPNWKYESSTASALVA